One part of the Vogesella sp. LIG4 genome encodes these proteins:
- the motB gene encoding flagellar motor protein MotB, which produces MADESQRPIVVKKIKKGGHGHHGGAWKIAYADFVTAMMAFFLLMWLLGSTSTGILQGISDYFRSPLKTALQGGEGTGAATSVIKGGGTDLTKSTGVVSKGSPRQQTDQQKGRGAQDKERMKLLQQRIQQRLDATLNKNDALKSLQNQIRMEMTPDGLRIMIIDEQNRPMFQSGGFVPLDHTRLILQQIGRELNGMDNHISISGHTDANRFPGSAAGYTNWELSADRANAARREMVAGGMLDEKVLRVVGLGAADPINKQNVFSPENRRIAIVILTKEAEDRIRSDGGQSGDASAPAGDVAAASQGKQ; this is translated from the coding sequence ATGGCTGACGAATCGCAACGCCCCATCGTCGTCAAGAAAATCAAGAAAGGCGGCCACGGCCACCATGGCGGTGCGTGGAAAATCGCCTACGCCGACTTCGTGACCGCGATGATGGCGTTCTTCCTGCTGATGTGGCTGCTGGGCTCGACTTCAACAGGCATCTTGCAAGGTATTTCCGATTACTTCAGGTCCCCGCTGAAGACTGCGCTGCAGGGTGGCGAGGGCACCGGTGCAGCTACCTCGGTGATCAAGGGTGGCGGCACCGACCTCACCAAGTCCACCGGCGTGGTGTCCAAGGGTAGCCCTCGCCAGCAGACCGACCAGCAGAAAGGCCGTGGCGCACAGGACAAGGAGCGGATGAAGCTGCTGCAGCAGCGCATCCAGCAGCGGCTGGATGCCACGCTGAACAAGAACGATGCGCTCAAGTCGCTGCAGAACCAGATCCGCATGGAGATGACGCCGGATGGCCTGCGCATCATGATCATCGATGAACAGAACCGGCCGATGTTCCAGTCCGGCGGCTTCGTGCCGCTGGATCACACCCGCCTCATCCTGCAGCAGATCGGCCGCGAGCTGAACGGTATGGATAACCACATCAGTATTTCCGGGCATACCGACGCCAACCGCTTCCCGGGTAGTGCCGCTGGCTATACCAACTGGGAGCTGTCGGCCGACCGCGCCAATGCCGCGCGCCGGGAGATGGTGGCCGGTGGCATGCTGGACGAGAAAGTGCTGCGCGTGGTTGGCCTGGGTGCGGCCGACCCCATCAATAAACAGAACGTATTCAGCCCGGAAAACCGGCGCATCGCCATCGTGATTCTCACCAAGGAAGCGGAAGATCGCATCCGCTCCGATGGCGGGCAGTCGGGCGATGCTTCGGCGCCGGCTGGTGACGTGGCAGCCGCATCGCAAGGCAAGCAGTAG
- a CDS encoding DUF962 domain-containing protein, whose product MMRNLQQQLVNYACYHRDPRNIRTHLIGVPLIVLAVATLLAGVPLAGVSVAHVAILLVVLYYLRLSRVLGACMAVVMLLALWGGIRLAALPPPGGLLTGGGLFVLGWAFQLLGHVYEGRKPAFVDDLVGLLIGPLFVLVECLFRLGLLRGLQTEIEQQAGPVAVRRADHGHNGGGST is encoded by the coding sequence ATGATGAGGAATCTGCAGCAACAGCTGGTGAACTATGCGTGCTATCACCGTGACCCGCGCAATATCCGCACGCATCTCATCGGGGTTCCGCTGATCGTGCTGGCGGTGGCCACCCTGCTGGCCGGTGTGCCGCTGGCTGGCGTCAGCGTGGCGCATGTCGCGATATTGCTGGTGGTGCTGTACTACCTGCGGCTGAGTCGCGTGCTGGGGGCCTGCATGGCCGTTGTCATGCTGCTGGCGCTGTGGGGTGGCATAAGGTTGGCCGCATTGCCGCCGCCGGGTGGTTTGCTGACCGGTGGCGGCCTGTTCGTGCTGGGCTGGGCATTCCAGTTGTTGGGCCACGTGTATGAGGGGCGCAAGCCGGCGTTTGTCGATGATCTGGTCGGCTTGCTCATCGGCCCGCTGTTCGTGCTGGTGGAATGTCTGTTCCGCCTGGGGCTGCTGCGCGGGCTGCAGACGGAGATCGAACAGCAGGCCGGGCCGGTTGCCGTGCGCAGGGCCGATCACGGGCATAACGGCGGCGGTAGCACGTAA
- a CDS encoding HD-GYP domain-containing protein, translated as MPEAIEHYRIEDEESFADFLYALNDYAPRAANLLHLLRQQPMDVAVQAELMRLFHTIKGDAGLCRLYFVEPLVHAVEDILARIKSGELLFGAALEQVVLLAVDRLELLIAELDSGRAVALRDFNQLTEALHPLGQLPPAQVDEAAWQLVKQLTGFVPQGQAGQQSVATPAQQADLDFFHSLGLQFEQRSALFQGRTERNLILAMACNRVAGMPIDSLQLEAAVYVHDVGMMFLPQELWLRQGRMSEDERVQLAAHPGWAADLLARMPGWDMAARIVREHHERPDGRGYPAGKPGGLICDGAKLLAIIDTFEAVILKHGQRQQARSLLRAVAEVNASEAQFDPKWIACFNQVVRELMQQGDALPHVR; from the coding sequence ATGCCAGAGGCCATCGAGCACTATCGTATTGAGGATGAAGAAAGTTTTGCCGATTTCCTCTATGCGCTGAACGATTACGCCCCGCGCGCGGCGAATCTGCTGCATTTATTGCGACAGCAGCCCATGGACGTGGCGGTACAGGCCGAGCTGATGCGGCTTTTTCACACCATCAAGGGTGATGCCGGCCTGTGCCGGCTGTATTTTGTCGAGCCGCTGGTGCACGCGGTGGAGGACATCCTGGCCCGCATCAAGTCGGGGGAGCTGCTGTTCGGCGCCGCGCTGGAGCAAGTGGTGCTGCTGGCGGTGGACCGGCTGGAGCTGCTGATCGCTGAGCTGGACAGTGGCCGCGCGGTTGCGCTGCGGGATTTCAACCAGCTGACGGAAGCCCTGCACCCGCTGGGGCAGCTGCCGCCCGCGCAGGTGGACGAAGCGGCCTGGCAACTGGTCAAGCAACTGACCGGCTTCGTGCCGCAGGGCCAGGCAGGGCAGCAGTCGGTGGCGACGCCGGCGCAGCAGGCCGATCTTGATTTCTTTCACTCGCTGGGCCTGCAGTTCGAGCAGCGCTCCGCGCTGTTCCAGGGACGCACCGAGCGCAATCTCATTCTGGCCATGGCCTGCAATCGCGTGGCCGGCATGCCCATCGACTCGCTGCAGCTGGAGGCGGCGGTCTACGTGCACGATGTCGGCATGATGTTCCTGCCGCAGGAGCTATGGCTGCGGCAGGGGCGCATGAGCGAGGATGAGCGCGTGCAGTTGGCCGCACACCCCGGCTGGGCAGCCGACCTGCTGGCGCGCATGCCCGGCTGGGATATGGCCGCGCGCATCGTGCGCGAACATCACGAGCGGCCGGATGGCCGCGGCTACCCGGCGGGCAAGCCCGGCGGGCTGATCTGCGATGGTGCCAAGCTGCTGGCGATTATCGATACCTTCGAAGCGGTGATCCTCAAGCATGGCCAGCGGCAACAGGCGCGCTCGCTGTTGCGGGCGGTGGCGGAAGTGAACGCCAGTGAAGCGCAGTTCGATCCGAAATGGATTGCCTGTTTCAACCAGGTGGTGCGCGAGCTGATGCAGCAGGGCGACGCCTTGCCACATGTACGCTGA
- a CDS encoding cold-shock protein, with amino-acid sequence MATGTVKWFNDAKGFGFITPDNGGDDVFAHFSQINSKGFRSLAENQRVSFDIVEGPKGKQASNIQPI; translated from the coding sequence ATGGCAACCGGTACCGTAAAATGGTTCAACGACGCTAAAGGTTTCGGCTTCATTACTCCGGACAACGGCGGTGACGACGTATTTGCACACTTCTCGCAAATCAACTCCAAAGGCTTCCGCTCCCTGGCTGAAAACCAGCGCGTAAGCTTCGACATCGTTGAAGGCCCGAAGGGCAAGCAAGCCTCCAACATTCAGCCGATCTAA
- a CDS encoding class I SAM-dependent methyltransferase: MRVGVLLRPVLTQLLAALLAWFFVAPLQQPWTWAGLQALLVLLLARLQGMNGLALLLQALLAPAVLLASHWQLPPWLYLAGLLLLLALSRNALTERVPLYLSSSESIGRLADMLPQGARVLDLGSGDGRVVLQLAASRHDLQLLGIENALLPWLWSRIRYLLAGRPANARLRYGSFWQQNWADFDVVHAFLSPAPMARVWQQFQQQCHPDAILVSNSFMIEGVLPVHRLALSGPLQTELLIWRHPHGTC; the protein is encoded by the coding sequence GTGCGTGTCGGCGTCTTGCTGCGCCCGGTGCTGACCCAGCTGCTGGCGGCATTGCTGGCATGGTTTTTCGTGGCGCCACTGCAGCAGCCCTGGACATGGGCGGGTCTGCAGGCGCTGCTGGTGCTGCTGCTGGCGCGCCTGCAGGGCATGAACGGCCTCGCCTTGCTGCTGCAGGCCTTGCTGGCGCCGGCGGTGCTGCTGGCCTCGCACTGGCAGTTGCCGCCGTGGCTGTATCTTGCCGGCTTGCTGTTGTTGCTGGCGCTGTCACGCAATGCGCTGACCGAGCGCGTGCCACTGTACCTGTCTTCGAGCGAGAGCATTGGCCGCCTGGCCGACATGCTGCCGCAGGGCGCCCGTGTGCTGGACCTGGGCAGTGGCGACGGGCGGGTGGTGTTGCAGTTGGCCGCAAGCCGCCATGATCTACAGTTGCTCGGCATCGAGAACGCCTTGCTGCCCTGGCTGTGGAGCCGTATCCGCTACCTGCTGGCCGGCCGCCCCGCCAATGCCCGGCTGCGCTATGGCAGCTTCTGGCAGCAGAACTGGGCGGATTTCGACGTGGTGCATGCCTTCCTGTCGCCGGCGCCGATGGCGCGGGTATGGCAGCAGTTTCAGCAGCAGTGCCATCCTGATGCCATACTTGTAAGTAACTCCTTTATGATAGAAGGCGTACTACCGGTACATCGCCTCGCCCTGTCCGGGCCCCTGCAAACCGAACTCTTGATCTGGCGTCACCCGCATGGAACTTGCTAA
- a CDS encoding GNAT family N-acetyltransferase translates to MLNWQAAQADDFEALHQLRLAAMRPSLEAVGRYDPPRSRQRFASRFVAQDTRWILLAGERVGFAAMRVAEGYCQLEHLYVHPQAQGRGAGSWALHALQQEARLLGLGIRLAALRDSPANHFYQHLGFVRSHEEEWDIYYLWQP, encoded by the coding sequence ATGTTGAACTGGCAAGCAGCTCAGGCCGACGATTTCGAGGCGTTGCACCAGCTGCGGCTGGCTGCCATGCGTCCAAGTCTGGAAGCGGTGGGACGCTACGATCCGCCGCGCTCGCGTCAGCGCTTTGCAAGTCGCTTTGTGGCTCAGGATACCCGCTGGATATTGCTGGCCGGCGAGCGGGTGGGGTTTGCCGCCATGCGCGTGGCAGAGGGCTACTGCCAGCTGGAGCATCTGTATGTGCACCCGCAGGCACAAGGCCGTGGTGCGGGTAGCTGGGCGCTGCATGCGCTGCAGCAGGAGGCGCGACTGCTGGGGCTGGGCATCCGCCTGGCGGCCTTGCGCGACAGCCCGGCAAATCACTTCTACCAGCACCTGGGCTTTGTGCGCAGCCACGAAGAAGAATGGGATATCTATTACCTGTGGCAGCCATAG
- a CDS encoding DUF1415 domain-containing protein, with amino-acid sequence MDTSHDDIIASTRNWLEKAVIGLNLCPFAKSVYIKEQVRIVVSDAATPETLLEHLITELRLLADSDPEEIDTTLLVHPFVLQRFLDFNEFLGVVDAVLADLQLEGELQVAEFHPKFQFDGTTLNDVSNNTNRSPYPTLHLLREASIARAVEAFPDPAAIYERNIETMQQLGRDGWAALDVGPHQAK; translated from the coding sequence ATGGACACCTCCCACGACGACATCATCGCCAGCACCCGCAACTGGCTGGAAAAGGCCGTCATCGGCCTGAACCTGTGCCCGTTCGCCAAGTCGGTCTACATCAAGGAACAGGTGCGCATCGTGGTCAGCGATGCCGCCACGCCGGAAACCCTGCTGGAGCACCTGATTACCGAACTGCGCCTGCTGGCCGACAGCGACCCGGAAGAGATCGACACCACCCTGCTGGTGCACCCTTTCGTGCTGCAGCGCTTCCTGGATTTCAACGAATTCCTGGGCGTAGTGGATGCCGTACTGGCCGACCTGCAGTTGGAGGGCGAACTCCAGGTAGCGGAGTTCCACCCCAAGTTCCAGTTTGATGGCACTACGCTCAACGATGTGAGCAACAACACCAACCGCTCACCATACCCGACACTGCACCTGCTGCGCGAGGCCAGCATTGCCCGCGCCGTCGAAGCCTTCCCCGACCCGGCGGCCATCTACGAGCGCAATATCGAAACCATGCAGCAGCTTGGCCGCGACGGCTGGGCAGCACTGGATGTCGGCCCGCACCAGGCCAAATGA
- a CDS encoding pyrimidine/purine nucleoside phosphorylase gives MEQFDNVSVVKRANVYFDGKCVSHTVILPDGTRKSVGVILPAKLLFSTGAPEIMEVLAGECKVTLAGEQAGSTYKGGDSFKVPGESSFQIEVTDTLHYVCHYG, from the coding sequence ATGGAGCAGTTTGATAATGTAAGCGTGGTAAAACGCGCCAATGTGTATTTCGACGGCAAGTGCGTGAGCCATACCGTGATTCTGCCGGACGGCACCCGCAAATCGGTAGGCGTGATCCTGCCGGCCAAGCTGCTGTTCAGCACCGGCGCGCCGGAGATCATGGAAGTGCTGGCGGGCGAGTGCAAGGTGACTCTGGCCGGCGAGCAGGCTGGCAGCACCTACAAGGGCGGTGATTCGTTCAAGGTGCCGGGCGAGAGCAGCTTCCAGATCGAAGTTACCGACACGCTGCATTACGTTTGCCACTACGGGTAA
- a CDS encoding Hsp70 family protein, whose product MTVKACGVDFGTSNSTVGWWRPGQQTLLALEEGKTTLPSVVFFNADEESVAFGRAALAEYLEGYEGRLMRSLKSILGTGLMTGQTEVQGRPLRFLDLLSYFISALKQRAEVSAGRSFEQVVLGRPVFFVDDDAEADRLAERTLGEIARQAGFVDVAFQYEPIAAAFDYESRIQREELVLIVDIGGGTSDFSLLRLSPDRVTKVERLGDILANGGVHIGGTDFDKQLSLRAVMPELGYRTRLRNNAEVPSSYYFNLATWHTINFAYSRKVWSELQGVYADALERDKLDRLFNLISKRAGHWLAIQVEAAKIALSDSDSTLLSLQEIEDGLQHEVLRETFHESIDQLLGNIERTVGGLLQDAQLQAAQVDTLFFTGGSSGVPLLRQRVAAMFPNATVVEGDRYGSIGSGLALDAARRFG is encoded by the coding sequence ATGACAGTAAAAGCCTGTGGCGTGGATTTTGGCACCTCCAATTCCACGGTGGGCTGGTGGCGCCCTGGGCAGCAGACCCTGCTGGCACTGGAAGAAGGCAAGACTACCTTGCCCTCGGTGGTGTTCTTCAACGCCGACGAGGAAAGCGTGGCCTTTGGCCGCGCCGCGCTGGCGGAATACCTGGAAGGCTACGAAGGTCGCCTGATGCGCTCGCTGAAAAGCATTCTCGGTACCGGGCTGATGACCGGGCAGACCGAGGTGCAAGGGCGGCCGCTGCGCTTTCTCGATCTGCTGTCCTATTTCATTTCTGCACTGAAGCAGCGCGCCGAGGTGTCGGCCGGGCGCAGCTTCGAGCAGGTGGTGCTGGGGCGCCCGGTGTTCTTCGTGGATGACGATGCAGAGGCCGATCGCCTGGCCGAGCGCACACTGGGCGAGATCGCCCGCCAGGCCGGGTTTGTCGACGTGGCGTTCCAGTATGAGCCGATTGCTGCCGCCTTTGACTACGAAAGCCGTATCCAGCGTGAAGAGCTGGTGCTGATCGTCGATATCGGCGGCGGTACCTCGGACTTTTCGCTGCTGCGCCTGTCGCCCGATCGCGTGACCAAGGTCGAACGGCTGGGAGACATCCTGGCTAACGGCGGCGTGCATATTGGCGGCACCGATTTCGACAAGCAGCTCAGCCTGCGCGCGGTGATGCCCGAGCTTGGCTACCGCACACGGCTGCGCAACAACGCCGAAGTGCCGTCCAGCTACTACTTCAACCTGGCGACCTGGCACACCATCAACTTCGCCTACAGCCGCAAGGTGTGGTCGGAGCTGCAAGGGGTGTATGCCGATGCGCTGGAGCGCGACAAGCTGGACCGGCTGTTCAACCTGATCAGCAAGCGCGCCGGCCACTGGCTGGCCATCCAGGTGGAAGCGGCCAAGATCGCGCTGAGCGACAGCGACAGTACCTTGCTGTCGTTGCAGGAGATCGAGGACGGCCTGCAGCACGAGGTGTTGCGCGAGACCTTCCATGAGTCCATCGACCAGCTGCTGGGCAATATCGAGCGTACCGTTGGCGGCTTGCTGCAGGATGCGCAATTGCAGGCGGCGCAGGTGGACACCCTGTTCTTTACCGGCGGCTCCAGTGGCGTGCCGCTGCTGCGGCAGCGGGTGGCTGCCATGTTCCCCAACGCCACGGTGGTGGAGGGCGACCGCTACGGCAGTATTGGCAGCGGCCTGGCACTGGATGCAGCGCGGCGTTTTGGCTGA
- a CDS encoding TrkA family potassium uptake protein: MGRTLALKLLSLLGLVLAVVVTGTLGYHLLEGWSAFDSLYMTVITLATIGYGETHPLDTLGRTFTILLIVFGTGVVGYGLSSLTLMLFQGDLPAYLRKKKMDKIISRLEKHVVICGLSRSGLYVLDELQRAGHKIVVIEKDASRAAQFLAPYGHPYIIGDATEDDNLLAAGIERARALITSLTSDADNAFVTVTARNLNAGLTIVSKAETESARKKLLAVGADHVVIPSYLGGMNMASLVVNPQAMHFFERLHNRYPHAFRAELLPVQEEWVGRSIGECLPVSDGSVIVIAVELPGGEVQFNPGPDTSLHRDESLMVIRRHAPADAA; the protein is encoded by the coding sequence ATGGGACGCACTCTCGCCCTCAAACTGCTGTCCCTGCTTGGCCTCGTGCTCGCCGTCGTCGTGACGGGCACGCTCGGCTACCACCTGCTGGAAGGCTGGTCGGCATTCGACAGCCTGTACATGACCGTCATCACCCTGGCCACCATCGGCTATGGTGAAACCCACCCGCTGGACACCCTGGGCCGTACCTTTACCATCCTGCTGATCGTGTTCGGCACCGGTGTGGTGGGTTACGGCCTGTCTTCACTGACCCTGATGCTGTTCCAGGGCGACCTGCCCGCCTATTTGCGCAAGAAGAAAATGGACAAAATCATTTCCCGCCTGGAAAAACATGTGGTGATCTGCGGCCTGAGCCGCAGCGGGCTGTATGTGCTGGATGAGCTGCAGCGCGCCGGGCACAAGATCGTGGTCATCGAAAAGGATGCCAGCCGCGCTGCCCAGTTTTTGGCGCCGTACGGCCACCCCTACATCATTGGCGATGCCACCGAGGACGACAACCTGCTGGCGGCCGGCATCGAGCGCGCCCGCGCGCTGATTACCAGCCTGACCTCCGACGCCGACAACGCTTTCGTGACCGTGACAGCACGCAATCTGAACGCCGGGCTGACCATTGTCTCCAAGGCCGAAACCGAAAGCGCGCGCAAGAAGCTGCTGGCGGTGGGCGCCGACCACGTGGTGATTCCGTCCTACCTGGGCGGCATGAACATGGCCTCGCTGGTGGTGAACCCGCAGGCGATGCATTTCTTTGAACGGCTGCACAACCGCTACCCGCACGCCTTTCGCGCGGAGTTACTGCCGGTGCAGGAAGAATGGGTTGGCCGCAGCATCGGCGAATGCCTGCCGGTGAGCGATGGCAGCGTGATCGTGATTGCGGTGGAGCTGCCAGGTGGCGAGGTGCAGTTCAACCCGGGGCCGGACACCTCATTGCACCGCGACGAATCGCTGATGGTGATCCGCCGCCACGCGCCGGCGGATGCCGCATAA
- a CDS encoding RNA methyltransferase, protein MNFHKHITSAANDDMKLLARLLDNARERRKHDVLVLEGIHLLQSALAAGWRPHAVYVNEAAAGKVELLALLASVDPRHCQLVSTAVLSKVTALASPAEVLAICPRPAAASAAPGGGCVMLDDIQDPGNLGTILRCAAAANVREVFLSRGCVDVYSPKVLRAGMGAHFALNIHEAQDLPARLAAWPGRKLVTHLEGSVSLYGQDLRGPVAFVFGNEGAGVSEAVLAQADVRVRIPMPGHAESLNVAMAATVCLFERVRQLEG, encoded by the coding sequence ATGAATTTTCACAAGCACATTACTTCTGCGGCCAACGACGACATGAAGTTGCTGGCCCGCCTGCTCGACAACGCGCGCGAGCGCCGTAAACACGATGTCCTCGTGCTGGAGGGCATACACCTGCTGCAGTCGGCATTGGCGGCCGGTTGGCGGCCGCATGCGGTGTATGTCAACGAGGCAGCGGCCGGCAAGGTCGAGTTGCTGGCGCTGCTGGCCAGTGTCGACCCGCGGCATTGCCAGCTGGTAAGCACCGCGGTGCTGAGCAAGGTGACGGCGCTGGCCAGCCCGGCCGAGGTGCTGGCCATCTGCCCGCGGCCGGCGGCTGCAAGCGCGGCGCCGGGTGGCGGCTGCGTCATGCTGGACGACATCCAGGACCCGGGCAACCTGGGCACCATACTGCGCTGCGCTGCTGCGGCCAACGTGCGAGAGGTGTTTCTGTCCAGGGGCTGTGTCGATGTCTACTCTCCCAAGGTGTTGCGCGCCGGGATGGGGGCGCACTTTGCGCTGAACATCCACGAAGCGCAGGATCTGCCGGCAAGGTTGGCCGCATGGCCGGGGCGCAAACTGGTGACGCATCTGGAGGGCAGTGTGTCGCTGTATGGCCAGGATCTGCGCGGCCCGGTGGCTTTCGTGTTCGGCAACGAGGGCGCCGGGGTGAGTGAGGCGGTGCTGGCGCAGGCGGATGTGCGGGTGCGCATCCCGATGCCGGGGCATGCCGAGTCACTGAACGTGGCCATGGCGGCCACGGTGTGCCTGTTCGAGCGGGTGCGGCAGCTGGAAGGCTGA
- a CDS encoding DUF2249 domain-containing protein yields MQVLTDTVFPFDARGVAKRFRHAAIFGALESLHNGETMRFINDHDPLPLLGQIQQRYGEQIRYSYQQRDASQVVIDFTIHLAEAEPAPQQGGCGGGGGCGCSGG; encoded by the coding sequence ATGCAAGTCCTCACCGATACCGTCTTCCCGTTCGACGCCCGCGGCGTTGCCAAGCGCTTCCGCCATGCTGCCATCTTCGGCGCCCTGGAATCGCTGCACAACGGCGAAACCATGCGCTTCATCAACGACCACGACCCGCTGCCGCTGCTGGGCCAGATCCAGCAACGCTACGGCGAGCAGATCCGCTACAGCTACCAGCAGCGCGATGCCAGCCAGGTTGTCATCGACTTCACCATCCACCTGGCTGAAGCGGAGCCGGCTCCGCAGCAGGGTGGTTGCGGTGGCGGCGGTGGCTGCGGCTGCTCCGGCGGCTAA
- a CDS encoding SPFH domain-containing protein, with translation MDLIVLLPLLILLAFAGVRIVGQQTLAIVETFGKFSRVMSPGLNWVVPGVQRVAKVMELRVQELSAQVEVKTRDNMFVSLPVAIMVRVLPQRAADAYYQLAAPQEQVKTWVLNTLRSSTATMSLMNLYEDRDQLAHHVQLNLAERMGVYGYEIVSVLIDQPMVSEEVQHAFNSVIASERKREAAVQEAEAKRALILGEARAEAEAQQLRAEGLAKARAVLAQSLTEAIAQARGSGIDEQDIMRLLLETNRLDTIKYASEKGKLVLMDLRQQPTPPVQIGVN, from the coding sequence ATGGATCTGATTGTATTGCTCCCGCTGTTGATTTTGCTGGCGTTTGCCGGCGTGCGCATTGTCGGCCAGCAGACGCTGGCCATCGTGGAAACCTTCGGCAAGTTCTCGCGGGTGATGTCGCCTGGCCTGAACTGGGTCGTGCCGGGCGTGCAGCGCGTGGCCAAGGTAATGGAATTGCGCGTGCAGGAGCTGTCGGCGCAGGTGGAGGTGAAGACCCGCGACAATATGTTTGTCAGCCTGCCGGTGGCGATTATGGTGCGGGTGTTGCCGCAGCGCGCGGCGGATGCCTACTACCAGTTGGCCGCACCGCAGGAACAGGTCAAGACCTGGGTGCTCAATACCTTGCGTTCGTCCACGGCCACCATGAGCCTGATGAATCTGTATGAAGATCGCGATCAACTGGCGCACCATGTGCAGCTCAACCTGGCCGAGCGCATGGGCGTGTACGGCTACGAAATCGTCAGCGTGCTGATCGACCAGCCCATGGTGTCGGAGGAGGTGCAGCACGCGTTTAACAGCGTGATCGCTTCCGAGCGCAAGCGCGAGGCGGCGGTGCAGGAAGCGGAAGCCAAGCGCGCGCTGATCCTGGGTGAGGCCAGGGCCGAGGCGGAGGCGCAGCAGCTGCGTGCCGAAGGTCTGGCCAAGGCGCGTGCGGTGCTGGCGCAAAGCCTGACCGAGGCGATCGCCCAGGCGCGTGGCAGCGGCATAGACGAGCAGGACATCATGCGCCTGCTGCTGGAAACCAACCGGCTGGATACCATCAAGTACGCTAGCGAGAAGGGCAAGCTGGTGCTGATGGATCTGCGGCAGCAGCCCACGCCACCGGTGCAGATAGGGGTGAATTAG
- a CDS encoding HDOD domain-containing protein — translation MELANWLSSLSENRWPVLADTAVQVRQMMARHQDELAFPELANLMLSDPFLLLDLLRMVGGSSALQRSESNPTVEQMLMLIGLESVQKRFGNVQALMVSRGKLDPEVIDALGLWLGKSRVAAFLIKDWLAMIGETRVQDCFIAALVYNLPACLYLIYRNREPQGPLLQEVSDVFGMDYPKLLEQFIQHLALPSGLLVTLGGGATSRRKQLLKLAIATANGIDQGWWRPQWHIGIEAAARLIGSTPEAAHEAVRDAILRVARNPRARGYTYPARAFLWREGPFPVAPSAQPVPTLSGAEQLEQALRESIRHFANDLKLERIFFLRYDQHSHTLRLRYQVGLDDHDPIRKLVVSLEPGCFFNLLASKPQSFHAPSGARTQLAHRYGDDFLSLLGEGAFAAMSVFTGHKLAGVFVVDNYRSNKPIEDDTYQRFKETVARVSQIVL, via the coding sequence ATGGAACTTGCTAACTGGTTGTCATCGCTATCCGAGAACCGCTGGCCCGTACTGGCAGATACGGCGGTGCAGGTGCGGCAGATGATGGCGCGCCATCAGGATGAGCTGGCATTTCCGGAACTGGCCAACCTGATGCTGTCCGACCCGTTCCTGCTGCTGGATCTGCTGCGCATGGTAGGGGGGTCCAGTGCGCTGCAGCGCAGCGAATCCAACCCGACGGTCGAGCAGATGCTGATGCTGATCGGGCTGGAAAGCGTGCAGAAGCGCTTTGGCAACGTGCAGGCGCTGATGGTCAGCCGCGGCAAGCTGGACCCTGAGGTGATCGATGCGCTGGGCCTGTGGCTGGGCAAGAGCCGGGTGGCGGCCTTCCTGATCAAGGACTGGCTGGCGATGATAGGCGAGACGCGGGTGCAGGATTGCTTCATTGCCGCACTGGTGTACAACCTGCCGGCCTGCCTGTACCTGATCTATCGCAACCGCGAGCCGCAGGGGCCGCTGCTGCAGGAAGTGTCGGACGTGTTCGGCATGGACTACCCCAAGCTGCTGGAGCAGTTCATTCAGCATCTGGCCCTGCCCAGCGGCCTGCTGGTTACCCTGGGTGGCGGGGCGACCAGCCGCCGCAAGCAGCTGCTCAAGCTGGCCATTGCCACCGCCAACGGCATCGACCAGGGCTGGTGGCGGCCGCAGTGGCATATCGGCATCGAGGCGGCGGCGCGGCTGATCGGCAGTACGCCGGAAGCGGCGCACGAGGCGGTGCGCGACGCCATCCTGCGGGTGGCGCGCAATCCGCGTGCCCGAGGCTACACCTACCCGGCGCGGGCATTCCTGTGGCGCGAAGGGCCGTTCCCGGTGGCGCCAAGTGCCCAGCCGGTACCGACCCTGAGTGGCGCGGAGCAACTGGAGCAGGCTTTGCGCGAGTCAATCCGCCACTTCGCCAACGATCTCAAGCTGGAGCGCATTTTCTTCCTGCGCTACGACCAGCACAGTCACACCCTGCGCCTGCGCTACCAGGTGGGGCTGGATGACCATGATCCGATTCGCAAGCTGGTGGTGTCGCTGGAGCCGGGGTGCTTCTTCAACCTGCTGGCCAGCAAGCCGCAGAGCTTCCACGCTCCATCCGGGGCGCGTACGCAGCTGGCACATCGCTATGGCGACGATTTTCTGTCCCTGCTGGGCGAGGGCGCGTTTGCCGCCATGTCCGTGTTTACCGGCCACAAGCTGGCAGGCGTGTTCGTGGTGGATAACTACCGCAGCAATAAACCTATCGAAGATGATACTTACCAGCGCTTCAAGGAAACCGTGGCGCGGGTATCGCAGATTGTCCTGTAA